One window from the genome of Bdellovibrio sp. NC01 encodes:
- a CDS encoding acetyl-CoA C-acetyltransferase yields the protein MENIVFISGKRTPFGAFGGSLKDVSGTDLGVAAAKATLEQAGLSADKIDHVVFGNVVQSSADAAYLPRHIGLKTGVPVGVGALGVNRLCGSGFQSWVNAVQMIQTGEATAVLAGGVEQMSLIPYVARKVRFDGMRMGNFELEDMMTGALTDSYAKTPMAITAENLAVKYNITREQADQFSIRSQQRYHAAAQKGYFAQEITPVTVETRKGPVVVEKDEHPKPDVTLEKLATMKPVFKKDGIVTAAGSSGIVDGAACSLLMSESKAKELGMKPLARIVSYASVGCDPTIMGIGPAGAARKALEKAGLKLEQMDLVEVNEAFAAQYLAVEKELGLNPEKTNVNGGAIAVGHPLGASGTRIMNHLVYELHRRGAKYALGSACIGGGQGIAVIIERL from the coding sequence ATGGAAAATATCGTATTTATCTCTGGAAAAAGAACTCCCTTTGGAGCATTCGGCGGATCTCTAAAGGATGTATCAGGAACTGATCTAGGCGTTGCTGCCGCTAAAGCAACTCTAGAACAAGCCGGTCTATCGGCTGACAAAATTGATCACGTTGTTTTTGGTAACGTTGTTCAATCTTCTGCAGACGCAGCTTATCTTCCAAGACATATTGGTTTGAAAACAGGTGTACCGGTTGGTGTTGGTGCATTGGGCGTGAATCGTTTGTGCGGTTCTGGTTTCCAATCATGGGTCAATGCAGTTCAAATGATTCAAACCGGTGAAGCCACAGCAGTTCTTGCTGGTGGTGTTGAGCAAATGTCTTTGATTCCTTACGTTGCTCGTAAAGTTCGTTTCGATGGCATGCGCATGGGTAACTTCGAACTTGAAGACATGATGACAGGTGCATTGACGGATTCTTATGCGAAAACACCGATGGCAATTACAGCTGAAAACTTGGCAGTGAAATACAACATCACTCGTGAACAAGCCGATCAATTCTCGATCCGTTCACAACAGCGTTATCACGCAGCCGCACAAAAAGGTTACTTCGCGCAAGAGATCACTCCAGTGACTGTTGAAACTCGCAAAGGTCCTGTGGTTGTAGAAAAAGATGAACATCCAAAACCAGATGTGACTTTGGAAAAACTAGCAACGATGAAACCAGTCTTCAAAAAAGACGGCATTGTCACTGCTGCCGGTTCTTCTGGTATTGTGGACGGTGCTGCTTGTTCATTGTTGATGAGCGAAAGCAAAGCCAAAGAGTTGGGCATGAAACCACTTGCGCGCATCGTAAGTTATGCGTCTGTGGGTTGTGATCCAACGATCATGGGTATCGGCCCTGCGGGCGCTGCTCGTAAAGCGTTGGAAAAGGCCGGTTTGAAATTGGAACAAATGGATCTTGTTGAAGTGAATGAAGCATTCGCGGCGCAATATCTTGCTGTTGAAAAAGAACTTGGTTTGAATCCAGAAAAAACAAACGTCAATGGTGGCGCGATCGCCGTAGGACATCCATTGGGTGCTTCTGGCACTCGCATCATGAACCACTTGGTTTATGAGCTTCACCGCAGAGGCGCGAAATACGCTTTGGGTTCTGCGTGCATCGGTGGCGGTCAAGGTATCGCTGTTATTATCGAAAGACTCTGA
- a CDS encoding thioesterase family protein, protein MNMFFRLLWTYFISKYRSKLHLLDTCPTPFRVLPTDLDVLMHMNNGVYFSLQDLARTDYMIRIGGLHLFTERGWYPVVVAERLRFRKSLQLFKKFEIHTKLAYWDDKYIYIEHTFVSGGEAVAWGMIRARFLSRKGGLVAPQELMDAMGSKEQPPAMTDYLKNWIAAEDAHSTAIHPS, encoded by the coding sequence ATGAATATGTTTTTCCGTCTGTTATGGACATACTTCATTTCCAAATACAGAAGTAAACTGCATCTCTTGGATACTTGTCCTACTCCGTTCCGTGTTCTGCCGACAGACCTTGATGTGCTGATGCATATGAACAACGGGGTTTATTTTTCTCTGCAAGATTTAGCTCGTACTGATTATATGATTCGCATCGGTGGACTGCATTTGTTCACCGAACGTGGCTGGTATCCCGTTGTCGTGGCCGAACGTTTGCGTTTTAGAAAGTCTTTGCAGCTTTTCAAAAAATTTGAAATCCACACGAAGCTTGCGTACTGGGATGATAAGTATATTTACATTGAGCACACTTTTGTCAGCGGTGGTGAAGCAGTTGCGTGGGGAATGATTCGTGCGCGCTTCTTATCTAGAAAGGGTGGCCTGGTGGCGCCTCAGGAATTGATGGATGCGATGGGATCTAAAGAACAGCCACCTGCGATGACTGATTATCTTAAAAACTGGATCGCCGCTGAAGATGCTCATTCAACAGCGATCCATCCGAGTTAG
- a CDS encoding TonB family protein has translation MKKSPSFKKYVSLSLIVHVVVLGGLFLFGELDKLKPKEQSVSIDLLTPEDMAKLAAAQKLQEQRSQLNPANQIVEQNENSVNEKEPVDSRFLSAKNQVVTKQTIAVDKGQFQNLKKAAPPKSGPKGDGKVKEQAKESTEATHERVAKDLFKSFDPSEALERQKKRDQAQAAKEAGQGLGNGDGSEVAKDGADASRTNDYIKDVDQGLETMLNTREFKYYSYYNRIRRQLAQHWEGRVRDKLSKMFKEGRNPASTGQDRVTKLMIVLNDKGTLVRVQVLMDSGVQDLDDAAIDAFRAAAPFPNPPKGIIEGDGTVKIRWDFVLES, from the coding sequence ATGAAAAAGTCACCGTCTTTCAAAAAGTATGTGTCCCTTTCGTTGATCGTCCACGTTGTTGTACTCGGAGGACTCTTCCTTTTTGGAGAGCTGGATAAATTAAAACCCAAAGAGCAAAGCGTGAGTATCGATCTTCTTACGCCTGAAGATATGGCTAAGCTTGCTGCTGCCCAAAAACTTCAGGAGCAAAGATCACAACTTAATCCTGCTAATCAAATCGTTGAACAGAATGAAAACTCTGTGAACGAAAAAGAGCCCGTGGATTCTCGTTTCTTGAGCGCTAAAAACCAAGTCGTTACCAAACAGACTATTGCTGTGGATAAAGGCCAATTTCAAAACTTGAAAAAAGCCGCCCCACCAAAATCAGGTCCTAAAGGTGATGGCAAAGTGAAAGAACAAGCGAAGGAATCGACAGAGGCTACTCACGAGCGTGTGGCTAAAGATTTATTCAAAAGTTTTGATCCTAGTGAAGCATTAGAACGCCAGAAAAAACGTGACCAAGCCCAAGCTGCTAAAGAAGCAGGCCAAGGTCTAGGTAATGGTGACGGTTCTGAAGTTGCGAAAGACGGTGCGGATGCAAGCCGCACAAACGATTATATTAAAGATGTCGATCAGGGACTTGAAACGATGCTGAATACGCGCGAGTTCAAGTATTACTCTTACTATAATCGTATTCGCAGACAATTGGCCCAACACTGGGAAGGCCGTGTTCGCGATAAACTTTCCAAAATGTTTAAAGAGGGTCGTAATCCTGCTTCCACAGGACAAGACCGCGTCACTAAATTGATGATCGTATTGAATGACAAAGGAACTCTAGTTCGTGTGCAAGTCCTTATGGATTCAGGTGTTCAAGATTTGGATGATGCTGCCATCGATGCATTCCGTGCAGCTGCTCCGTTCCCTAATCCTCCAAAAGGAATTATTGAAGGAGACGGTACAGTGAAAATTCGCTGGGACTTCGTTTTAGAAAGCTAA
- a CDS encoding M23 family metallopeptidase, protein MSNQTGKTRKIVLSAAWLKAISFISAIVIVIFAAGMVDYFGLLLQAMENKRLKVENAQLIKQFQIVESKVSALENSLERVKTFTTKLKLITNVDSDDRITKLTMGPKPAAGQQVEEYEPMEQRADGEALTEQDQVFANKKPLNDQTGELANETTDKDYASLVVRIDKAVKETQLKEQSVIDLWEGLSERQSLLSATPNIKPAKGWLTSRFGYRTSPFSGKSVLHAGLDIAAAPGSPVYAPADGVVTFASYDEGYGKLVSIDHGYGVSTRFGHMSQIYVQVGQRINKWDVLGAVGNTGRSTGPHLHYEVRINGTPVDPINYILDE, encoded by the coding sequence GTGAGCAATCAAACGGGTAAAACTCGTAAGATTGTTCTATCAGCCGCTTGGCTAAAGGCGATTTCTTTTATTTCTGCGATCGTGATCGTCATTTTTGCTGCCGGTATGGTCGATTACTTCGGTTTGCTTTTGCAAGCGATGGAAAATAAGCGTTTGAAAGTTGAAAACGCTCAATTGATCAAACAATTCCAAATCGTGGAAAGTAAAGTCAGTGCGCTTGAGAATTCTTTAGAGCGCGTAAAAACATTCACAACGAAATTGAAATTGATCACGAACGTCGATTCGGATGACCGTATCACGAAGTTGACGATGGGACCAAAACCAGCTGCGGGTCAGCAGGTTGAAGAGTACGAACCGATGGAGCAACGTGCAGACGGCGAAGCTTTAACGGAACAAGATCAAGTGTTTGCTAATAAAAAGCCTTTGAACGATCAAACGGGTGAGTTGGCAAATGAAACGACGGACAAAGATTACGCTTCACTGGTTGTGCGTATCGATAAAGCCGTTAAAGAAACTCAACTTAAAGAACAAAGTGTTATCGATTTGTGGGAAGGTCTTTCAGAAAGACAAAGTTTGCTTTCTGCCACACCAAACATCAAGCCAGCTAAAGGTTGGTTGACGTCACGTTTCGGTTACAGAACTTCGCCGTTTTCGGGTAAATCCGTTCTGCATGCGGGTCTTGATATCGCGGCAGCTCCAGGTTCACCGGTGTATGCGCCAGCAGATGGTGTCGTGACGTTCGCGAGTTACGATGAAGGTTACGGTAAGCTTGTTAGTATCGATCACGGTTACGGCGTTAGCACTCGTTTCGGTCACATGTCGCAGATCTACGTTCAGGTGGGTCAGCGTATTAATAAATGGGACGTTTTGGGTGCGGTAGGTAACACAGGTCGTTCGACGGGTCCGCATCTTCACTATGAAGTTCGTATCAACGGAACTCCAGTCGATCCAATCAACTACATCCTTGACGAATAA
- a CDS encoding SDR family NAD(P)-dependent oxidoreductase, which yields MENGLNLHQRVALIAGPMTTTVSSIVMSLTRLGADCVILDTDKSVASAFTNQINDQREINDKYGRAMVIQGEFKTPEQVKDAVGRAAQTFGGLDIYIDALMIQQPTPMKFDGSIENFDGLIDKHLKLPMMLTQSVMAYLKSRKKGRVVYLLNESPVAKIKEDIAAQAVRSGLVQFAQALAKQTSEFNVTVNAMTVALTEEYILAHDPESKSIKEAMEKMKAIDPSLKITEADKISQTIAFMVSPMGATMNGQKFALS from the coding sequence ATGGAAAACGGATTAAATTTACATCAAAGAGTAGCCCTGATTGCTGGCCCAATGACGACAACTGTTTCAAGTATCGTAATGAGTCTGACAAGATTAGGTGCTGACTGTGTGATCTTAGATACGGATAAATCCGTTGCCTCAGCTTTCACAAATCAAATCAACGATCAGCGCGAAATCAACGACAAGTACGGTCGCGCCATGGTGATTCAAGGTGAATTTAAAACTCCTGAACAAGTGAAAGACGCTGTCGGCAGAGCCGCACAAACTTTCGGTGGCTTGGATATCTACATCGACGCTTTGATGATTCAACAGCCGACACCTATGAAATTTGATGGTTCCATTGAAAACTTCGATGGCTTGATCGACAAGCATTTGAAATTGCCGATGATGCTAACTCAAAGTGTGATGGCTTATTTGAAAAGTCGTAAAAAAGGCCGTGTGGTTTATTTGTTGAATGAATCACCCGTTGCAAAAATAAAAGAAGATATCGCAGCTCAAGCTGTGCGTTCGGGTCTTGTGCAATTCGCCCAAGCTTTAGCGAAACAAACAAGTGAATTCAATGTGACTGTGAATGCGATGACCGTGGCGCTGACTGAAGAATACATCTTAGCTCACGACCCGGAATCGAAATCGATCAAAGAAGCGATGGAAAAAATGAAAGCCATTGATCCATCTTTGAAAATCACAGAGGCAGATAAGATTTCACAAACAATCGCCTTCATGGTGAGCCCAATGGGTGCGACTATGAATGGACAGAAGTTCGCTCTTTCTTAA
- a CDS encoding HD domain-containing protein, which translates to MEIRDPVHGSIYYADPEVAILDTAEYQRLRAIKQLGFSEFSFPGATHNRYIHSIGVAHLASLVFDSIFRVYPFSKPSVKTRFRQVVRLAALLHDVGHGPLSHTTEQVMPPLADLQIKIYEEEQKYGDAAHTVMYKNRKANHEDYTIKYVTDSPISETIIKQFPDISPVHIACLIDKALHCPDDFFVDAGVDFRPILSQLVSSEIDADRMDYLERDSYFCGTNYGKIDSNWLIQNMTFHRVENKLYLAMNRRALYSFDDFLISRHHMHLMVYGHHKSIIYEEMLNRYLTSPDCTFKLPGDIKEYTLYNDYRLHEHLRSVSNPWARRIAERRPFKVLLEQHHTTESDRPEMIKGLLEKEGLEVIWASSKARLSKYHTASPEERAAQIYVVDQFDPWSKPTPINQSTEIFKRYEGTRIIDRIYVAPEDFANAEKVLKSLKF; encoded by the coding sequence ATGGAAATCAGAGATCCCGTTCATGGTTCAATCTATTATGCTGACCCTGAAGTCGCGATCTTAGATACCGCTGAATACCAACGCCTTCGCGCGATCAAGCAACTTGGCTTTTCAGAGTTCAGCTTCCCAGGAGCCACTCACAATCGCTACATCCATTCGATTGGTGTCGCCCATTTAGCAAGCCTCGTGTTCGATTCTATTTTCAGAGTTTATCCATTTTCAAAACCATCTGTGAAAACGCGCTTCCGCCAGGTCGTGCGTTTGGCGGCTCTTCTTCATGACGTGGGCCACGGTCCTTTAAGTCATACGACAGAGCAAGTGATGCCGCCCTTGGCTGATTTGCAAATTAAAATTTACGAAGAAGAACAAAAGTACGGCGATGCCGCACACACAGTGATGTACAAAAATCGTAAAGCGAATCACGAAGACTATACGATTAAGTACGTAACGGATTCGCCGATTTCTGAAACGATCATCAAACAGTTCCCTGATATTTCTCCAGTACACATCGCATGCTTGATCGACAAGGCTTTGCATTGCCCTGACGATTTCTTCGTCGATGCCGGCGTAGATTTCCGTCCTATCCTTTCGCAACTCGTAAGCAGCGAAATCGATGCAGATCGTATGGATTACCTAGAGCGTGATTCTTATTTTTGCGGAACGAACTACGGTAAAATTGATTCAAACTGGTTGATCCAAAACATGACTTTCCACCGTGTGGAAAATAAATTGTATCTGGCAATGAATCGTCGCGCCCTTTATTCATTCGACGATTTCTTGATTTCGCGCCATCACATGCATTTGATGGTTTACGGTCATCATAAAAGTATCATCTATGAAGAAATGCTGAATCGCTATTTGACGTCACCTGATTGCACGTTCAAATTGCCAGGCGATATTAAAGAGTACACTCTGTACAACGACTATCGCCTGCATGAACACTTGCGTAGCGTTTCTAACCCATGGGCCCGTCGTATTGCTGAACGTCGTCCATTCAAAGTTTTGCTAGAGCAACATCACACCACTGAATCTGATCGTCCTGAGATGATTAAAGGTCTTTTGGAAAAAGAAGGTTTGGAAGTTATTTGGGCAAGCTCGAAAGCGCGCTTGTCGAAGTACCACACCGCTTCTCCGGAAGAGCGTGCGGCGCAGATCTATGTCGTCGACCAATTCGATCCATGGAGCAAACCAACGCCAATCAATCAATCGACAGAGATCTTTAAACGCTACGAAGGAACACGTATCATCGATCGTATTTACGTAGCGCCAGAAGACTTTGCAAATGCAGAAAAGGTTTTGAAATCTTTGAAGTTCTAA
- a CDS encoding Stp1/IreP family PP2C-type Ser/Thr phosphatase: MKFDSWYLTDKGLRRESNQDSCLINRELGLFIVADGMGGHSGGEVASSMAVETVEEIMLQPDAMKKSPRELLQLSYEEASKRIFDKAANERPELAGMGTTMVMAHIRGRHLYIGNVGDSRCYLFKKPNLWQVTEDHSLINEQLRAGVMSEEQVMQFVGRNVITRSVGYERDVYPDIIEREVAPGEIFLMCSDGLSGLVPDQRISEILNQNTPDKAVKACVEQALANGGDDNVTVMLLHFYE; the protein is encoded by the coding sequence ATGAAATTTGACTCTTGGTACCTGACAGATAAAGGCCTCCGACGTGAATCCAATCAAGATTCTTGCTTGATCAATAGAGAGCTAGGCCTCTTTATTGTTGCAGATGGCATGGGAGGTCACTCCGGCGGGGAAGTGGCGTCCAGTATGGCTGTCGAGACGGTTGAAGAAATCATGCTGCAACCAGATGCCATGAAAAAATCACCACGCGAACTTCTGCAGTTGAGTTACGAAGAAGCATCAAAGCGTATTTTTGATAAAGCTGCTAATGAGCGTCCCGAGCTTGCAGGCATGGGCACAACGATGGTGATGGCGCACATTCGTGGTCGTCATCTTTACATCGGTAACGTCGGTGATTCGCGTTGCTACCTATTTAAGAAACCAAATTTGTGGCAAGTGACTGAAGATCATTCTTTGATCAACGAGCAATTGCGCGCCGGTGTCATGAGTGAAGAACAAGTGATGCAATTTGTCGGACGTAACGTGATCACACGAAGTGTCGGCTACGAGCGCGATGTTTATCCCGATATCATCGAGAGAGAAGTGGCTCCAGGCGAAATTTTCTTGATGTGTTCCGATGGACTTTCAGGATTAGTTCCCGATCAAAGAATTTCTGAGATTTTAAATCAAAATACACCTGACAAAGCGGTCAAAGCCTGTGTAGAACAAGCCCTGGCTAATGGTGGTGACGACAACGTCACAGTTATGCTTTTACACTTCTACGAATAA